In Paraburkholderia sprentiae WSM5005, a genomic segment contains:
- a CDS encoding precorrin-2 C(20)-methyltransferase, which yields MASVLTHRGRLYGIGVGPGDPELITLKALRLLKAAPVVAYFVAKGKKGNAFGIIEAHLHDAQQHLPLVYPVTTEALEPPLSYEAIIADFYDTAADIVAGHLDAGRDVAVICEGDPFFYGSYMYLHDRLAARYDSEVVPGVCSMLGGAAVLGAPLVYRNQSLSVLSGVLPEDELRRRLAAADAAVIMKLGRNFDKVRRVLDELGLAQRALYVERATMRNQRIVPLAEVDPMASPYFSLLVVPGQKWQG from the coding sequence ATGGCCAGCGTGCTAACACATCGCGGTCGGCTGTATGGCATCGGCGTCGGGCCCGGCGACCCTGAACTGATCACGTTGAAGGCGCTGCGTCTGTTGAAAGCGGCGCCGGTGGTCGCGTATTTCGTCGCGAAGGGCAAGAAAGGCAACGCGTTCGGCATCATCGAGGCACATCTGCACGACGCGCAACAGCATCTGCCGCTCGTCTATCCGGTCACGACCGAAGCGCTCGAACCGCCGCTGTCGTATGAAGCGATCATCGCGGACTTCTACGACACCGCCGCCGATATCGTCGCGGGCCATCTCGACGCGGGCCGCGACGTCGCCGTGATCTGCGAAGGCGATCCGTTTTTCTACGGCTCGTACATGTATCTGCACGACCGGCTCGCCGCGCGCTACGACAGTGAAGTCGTGCCGGGCGTGTGCTCGATGCTCGGCGGCGCGGCGGTGCTCGGGGCGCCGCTCGTGTATCGCAATCAGAGCTTGTCGGTGCTGTCGGGCGTGCTGCCCGAAGATGAATTGCGCCGCCGTCTCGCCGCTGCGGACGCGGCGGTCATCATGAAACTCGGCCGCAATTTCGATAAAGTGCGGCGCGTGCTCGACGAGCTCGGACTCGCGCAGCGCGCGCTGTACGTCGAACGCGCGACGATGCGCAATCAGCGCATCGTGCCGCTCGCCGAAGTCGATCCGATGGCGTCGCCGTACTTTTCCCTGCTGGTCGTGCCGGGGCAAAAATGGCAAGGATGA
- a CDS encoding precorrin-8X methylmutase, protein MLDYLRDGQEIYRQSFATIRAEADLARIPADLEKLAVRVIHACGMVDVIDDLAFSDSAGSAGRSALAQGAPILCDAGMVAQGITRARLPAHNEVICTLTHPDVPALAREIGNTRSAAALDLWRPHLAGSVVVIGNAPTALFHLLDMLDAGAPKPALILGFPVGFVGAAESKAALAQNSRGVPYVVVHGRRGGSAMAAAAVNALATELE, encoded by the coding sequence ATGCTTGATTACCTTCGCGACGGTCAGGAGATCTATCGCCAATCGTTCGCGACGATCCGCGCGGAGGCCGATCTCGCGCGGATCCCCGCCGATCTGGAAAAACTCGCGGTGCGCGTGATCCACGCGTGCGGCATGGTCGACGTGATCGACGATCTCGCGTTCTCCGACAGCGCCGGCAGCGCAGGACGCAGCGCGCTCGCGCAAGGCGCGCCGATCCTGTGCGACGCGGGCATGGTCGCGCAAGGCATCACACGCGCGCGACTGCCCGCGCACAACGAAGTCATCTGCACGCTCACGCACCCGGACGTGCCCGCGCTCGCGCGCGAAATCGGCAACACGCGCTCGGCCGCCGCGCTCGACTTGTGGCGCCCGCATCTGGCGGGCAGCGTCGTCGTGATCGGCAATGCGCCGACCGCGCTGTTCCATCTGCTCGACATGCTCGACGCCGGCGCGCCGAAGCCTGCGCTGATTCTCGGCTTTCCGGTCGGCTTCGTCGGCGCGGCGGAATCGAAAGCGGCACTCGCGCAAAACAGCCGCGGCGTGCCCTACGTGGTCGTGCACGGACGGCGCGGCGGCAGCGCGATGGCCGCCGCCGCGGTCAACGCGCTCGCGACGGAGCTCGAATAA
- the cobJ gene encoding precorrin-3B C(17)-methyltransferase, producing MNAPAIVILGAGALATARRIQALYVGRGEHAEATVATDCLVHALQGRVEADVPYTELGAHLRELYARGTPIVALCAAGIVIRCLAPLLSNKGAEPPVLAVAEDGSAVVPLLGGLAGVNVMARDIAAALAVQPAITTSGELRFGTCVLNPPEGYALADLAQGKRFVSDLLAGESTRIEGDAPWLDDAQLPRSDSARLAIRVTPRAWDGQPDELVIHPRSVVAAVVIDDASAQPNAHAADAIVERVRAALNAHGLAARSLAGLLAPSASMADPALAQAATLLEVPLRFADASAEHGGPRAAALLHAALRIPHETLHDGAHSGIALAVTPLALDPATIGRARGRLSVIGLGPGRAELMVPAARTALSEATDILGYDTYVKMAGPLRADQRVHGSDNREEMQRARHAFELASEGRAVVMVSSGDPGVFAMAAAVLEALEASRNDAWAAVELSIVPGVSAALATAAQAGAPLGHDFCMLSLSDNLKPWAIIEARLRHAAQADLVMALYNPISRARPWQLDKALDIVREYRAPSTLVVLGRDIGRPGGTLRTLTLGELRSVDVDMRTMVIVGSSLTRKFACGNDGAQWVYTPRWYEPAALTQASDPPPPSA from the coding sequence ATGAACGCGCCCGCGATTGTGATTCTCGGCGCGGGCGCGCTCGCGACCGCGCGACGCATTCAGGCGCTGTATGTCGGACGTGGCGAGCACGCCGAGGCGACCGTTGCCACGGACTGCCTGGTGCATGCATTGCAAGGCCGCGTCGAGGCCGATGTGCCCTACACCGAACTGGGCGCGCATCTGCGCGAGCTGTATGCGCGCGGCACGCCGATCGTCGCGTTGTGCGCGGCCGGCATCGTGATTCGCTGCCTTGCGCCGCTGCTGTCGAACAAGGGCGCCGAACCGCCGGTGCTCGCGGTCGCCGAGGACGGCAGCGCGGTCGTGCCGTTGCTCGGCGGACTGGCGGGCGTCAACGTGATGGCGCGCGACATCGCCGCCGCGTTGGCCGTGCAGCCCGCGATCACGACGAGCGGCGAACTGCGCTTCGGCACCTGCGTGCTCAATCCGCCCGAGGGCTATGCGCTCGCCGACCTCGCCCAGGGCAAGCGCTTCGTGTCGGATCTGCTCGCAGGCGAAAGCACGCGCATCGAAGGTGACGCGCCATGGCTCGACGACGCGCAACTGCCGCGCTCGGACTCGGCGCGTCTCGCGATTCGCGTGACGCCGCGCGCGTGGGATGGGCAGCCAGATGAGCTCGTGATTCATCCGCGCAGTGTGGTGGCGGCGGTGGTGATCGATGATGCAAGCGCTCAGCCCAATGCCCATGCCGCCGACGCGATCGTCGAACGCGTGCGTGCTGCACTGAACGCGCACGGTTTGGCGGCGCGTTCGCTCGCGGGCCTGCTCGCGCCATCGGCAAGCATGGCCGACCCGGCGCTCGCACAAGCGGCAACGCTTCTCGAGGTGCCGCTACGCTTCGCCGATGCCAGCGCCGAACATGGCGGACCGCGCGCGGCGGCGCTGCTGCACGCCGCACTGCGCATCCCTCATGAGACGTTGCACGACGGCGCGCACAGCGGCATCGCGCTCGCCGTCACGCCGCTCGCCCTCGACCCCGCGACGATCGGCCGTGCTCGCGGCCGTCTGAGCGTCATCGGCCTCGGCCCCGGCCGTGCCGAGCTGATGGTCCCGGCCGCGCGCACCGCATTGAGCGAAGCGACCGACATCCTCGGCTACGACACCTACGTGAAAATGGCCGGCCCGCTGCGCGCCGATCAGCGCGTGCACGGCAGCGACAATCGCGAGGAAATGCAGCGCGCGCGGCACGCGTTCGAGCTCGCGAGCGAAGGCCGCGCGGTCGTGATGGTGTCCTCGGGCGACCCCGGCGTGTTCGCGATGGCGGCCGCGGTGCTCGAAGCGCTCGAAGCTTCTCGAAACGACGCATGGGCCGCCGTCGAACTATCGATCGTGCCGGGCGTGTCGGCCGCGCTCGCGACCGCCGCGCAGGCCGGTGCGCCGCTCGGCCACGACTTCTGCATGCTGTCGCTGTCGGACAATCTGAAGCCGTGGGCCATCATCGAAGCCCGCCTGCGCCATGCGGCGCAAGCCGACCTCGTGATGGCGCTCTACAACCCGATTTCGCGCGCGCGTCCGTGGCAACTCGACAAGGCGCTCGACATCGTGCGCGAGTATCGGGCGCCGTCGACGCTGGTGGTGCTGGGGCGCGACATCGGCCGTCCGGGCGGCACGCTGCGCACGTTGACGCTCGGCGAGCTTCGCTCGGTCGACGTGGATATGCGCACGATGGTGATCGTCGGGTCGTCGCTGACGCGAAAGTTTGCTTGCGGCAATGACGGCGCGCAGTGGGTGTACACGCCCCGGTGGTACGAGCCCGCCGCGCTCACGCAAGCTTCAGATCCTCCACCGCCCTCTGCCTGA
- a CDS encoding AAA family ATPase codes for MKLQRIAIQEFRQFGGQLVIDDLQPGLNLFIGPNEAGKSTIAEAVRTVFLERYKASHLKDVLPWGLASGQPSVEVIFELDGVACRLSKQFVSRQRCELRIGQAVYSEDEAEDKLAALLGFSRAARGPMKAENAGVPGLLWVQQGGTQDMRDSTGHAGQYLRDALTQLSGGREAGGEDALIAAVQRELRQLLTARTQKSTGPLAEAEQKLAALSTSRDELRQQRQQFDDNIARLAAQQQAFDDAERRRPWELHEQKAALAQQRAATVEQLERGLEGLAQSLKIGEAELALSVQQEQGALELEAAIAREREQLDAARAELAAAQSAHAQAERRVDQFEQASAEANRALELANAAVTAADLRSQVDFYRTESQRLEASIVEAGKANTAVLQAARDAAALELDDAQFKRLVALDGELTVLRARTEAAMTRIEYRLHRALSVGDRTISGTGVLRVDEEKRIGLGELGELRVIPGVSDLSARLSELTSLEAKHAQLLRALGVASVGDAQARHEQWKTLVAQQTSQARILEVHAPQGIDALRAALASTAARLQASSERLASLPDVCAAPPLDDARRNADVARDTLEAARKVLAQTAGAQSTGVAKADSLAAQLQRKEAQLNDEAFRRNRAQWQAHIVEQRVKVDALKNQRGERERELDAARLDDPVAEAKRYRASAELARNEQRERQLRIAELRSQLETMGASGLGERLAALEAQAEQATRRKDELSLRASALSLLDEVLVDERDAALAQLRAPLTERLGHYLKRIFPQSSLALGDDLMPALLDRDGRAELLDALSFGTREQLGILTRLAYADLLQASGRPTLLMLDDAAVHSDAARRDALKRALIDAAARHQIFVFTCHPELWDDLGVRQRAVEDLKLA; via the coding sequence ATGAAGCTGCAACGTATCGCGATTCAGGAATTCAGGCAGTTCGGCGGGCAGCTCGTGATCGACGATCTGCAGCCCGGCCTCAACCTGTTCATCGGCCCGAACGAGGCCGGCAAGAGCACGATCGCCGAAGCGGTGCGCACGGTGTTTCTCGAACGCTACAAGGCCTCGCATCTGAAGGACGTGTTGCCGTGGGGGCTCGCGAGCGGGCAGCCGTCGGTCGAGGTCATTTTCGAGCTCGATGGTGTGGCGTGCCGTCTGTCGAAGCAGTTCGTGTCGCGACAACGCTGCGAGCTGAGGATCGGACAGGCCGTCTACAGCGAGGACGAAGCCGAAGACAAGCTCGCCGCGCTGCTCGGTTTCTCGCGCGCGGCCCGCGGTCCGATGAAAGCCGAGAACGCGGGTGTGCCGGGTCTATTGTGGGTCCAGCAGGGCGGCACGCAGGACATGCGCGACTCGACCGGGCACGCGGGGCAGTATCTGCGCGACGCGCTCACGCAACTCTCGGGCGGCCGCGAAGCGGGCGGCGAAGACGCGTTGATCGCGGCCGTGCAGCGCGAGCTGCGGCAATTGCTGACAGCGCGCACGCAGAAGTCGACCGGGCCGCTCGCCGAGGCGGAGCAGAAGCTCGCCGCGCTGAGCACGAGCCGCGACGAGCTTCGACAGCAACGCCAGCAGTTCGACGACAACATCGCGCGGCTTGCCGCGCAACAGCAGGCATTCGACGACGCCGAGCGCAGGCGTCCGTGGGAGCTTCACGAACAGAAGGCCGCACTCGCGCAGCAACGCGCCGCGACGGTGGAGCAACTCGAACGCGGTCTCGAAGGGCTCGCGCAGTCGTTGAAGATCGGTGAGGCCGAACTTGCCTTGTCGGTACAGCAGGAGCAGGGCGCGCTCGAACTGGAAGCGGCGATCGCGCGCGAGCGCGAGCAACTCGACGCGGCGCGCGCGGAGCTCGCGGCCGCACAGAGCGCGCACGCGCAGGCAGAACGCCGGGTTGACCAATTCGAGCAGGCATCCGCCGAGGCGAACCGCGCGCTCGAACTCGCGAACGCGGCCGTGACCGCCGCCGATCTACGCAGCCAGGTCGATTTCTACCGGACGGAGAGCCAGCGGCTCGAAGCATCGATCGTCGAGGCGGGCAAGGCGAACACGGCGGTCCTGCAGGCTGCGCGCGACGCCGCGGCGCTCGAACTCGACGACGCGCAGTTCAAGCGCCTCGTCGCGCTCGACGGCGAATTGACCGTGCTGCGCGCGCGGACCGAAGCGGCGATGACGCGCATCGAGTACCGCTTGCATCGGGCATTGAGCGTCGGGGATCGGACGATCAGCGGCACCGGCGTGCTGCGCGTCGACGAAGAAAAACGCATCGGCCTCGGCGAGCTCGGCGAATTGCGCGTGATTCCGGGTGTCTCGGATCTGTCCGCGCGGTTGTCCGAACTGACGTCGCTCGAAGCGAAGCACGCGCAATTGCTGCGGGCGCTCGGCGTCGCGTCGGTGGGCGACGCGCAGGCGCGTCATGAGCAATGGAAGACGCTGGTCGCGCAGCAGACGAGCCAGGCCAGGATTCTCGAAGTGCACGCGCCGCAAGGTATCGATGCGTTGCGGGCGGCGCTGGCCTCGACGGCCGCGCGCTTGCAGGCGTCGAGCGAGCGCCTGGCGAGCCTGCCCGACGTCTGCGCGGCGCCGCCGCTCGACGACGCGCGCCGCAACGCCGACGTCGCACGCGACACGTTGGAGGCCGCGCGCAAGGTACTCGCGCAGACGGCGGGCGCGCAATCCACCGGCGTCGCGAAGGCCGATTCGCTCGCCGCGCAACTGCAGCGCAAGGAAGCGCAGCTGAACGACGAAGCGTTCCGGCGCAACCGCGCGCAGTGGCAAGCGCACATCGTCGAGCAGCGCGTCAAGGTCGACGCGCTGAAGAACCAACGCGGTGAGCGCGAGCGCGAACTCGATGCGGCCCGCCTCGACGATCCCGTGGCGGAGGCGAAGCGCTATCGCGCATCGGCCGAACTCGCGCGCAATGAGCAGCGCGAGCGTCAGCTGCGGATCGCGGAGCTGCGTAGCCAGCTCGAAACGATGGGCGCATCGGGTCTCGGCGAACGGCTCGCCGCGCTCGAAGCGCAGGCCGAACAGGCCACGCGTCGTAAGGACGAACTGAGCCTGCGCGCGAGTGCGCTAAGCCTGCTCGACGAAGTGCTGGTCGACGAACGCGACGCGGCGCTCGCGCAACTGCGTGCGCCGTTGACCGAGCGGCTGGGTCACTATCTGAAGCGGATTTTTCCGCAGTCGAGTCTCGCGCTCGGCGACGATCTGATGCCGGCGCTGCTCGATCGGGACGGCCGCGCGGAACTGCTCGACGCGCTGAGCTTCGGCACGCGCGAACAGCTCGGCATCCTGACGCGGCTCGCGTACGCGGACCTGCTGCAGGCCTCGGGCCGGCCGACCTTGCTGATGCTCGACGATGCCGCGGTGCACAGCGATGCCGCGCGTCGCGACGCGCTCAAACGCGCATTGATCGACGCGGCGGCGCGGCATCAGATTTTTGTGTTCACGTGTCACCCGGAGTTGTGGGACGACCTGGGCGTCAGGCAGAGGGCGGTGGAGGATCTGAAGCTTGCGTGA